In Phreatobacter cathodiphilus, the genomic window CCGCGGGGCGCCGGCCATGGGTCTTCCTCGCCGGCTGGTGCGGACTGGTCCTGGCCTTCGTCTCCCCCTTCTGCGCGCTGACGTCGGCTTTGTTCTCCGCTCGCTCCGCCCATCACGTCCTGCTGGTGGTGGTGGTGGCGCCGCTTCTCGCGCTCGCGCTCCCTGCCCGTGTCGGCCCGGCCCGGACGGGCGCGGCGCTGGTCGTCTCCAGCGCGGTCCTCTGGATGTGGCACGTGCCCGCCCTCTACGAGAGGGCCCTGGCGAGCGACGTCCTCTACTGGCTGCTGCAGCTCGCGCTCCTCGTAGCCTTCGTCTGGTTCTGGCACGAGGTCCTGCGAGGGACGCGTCCGGTCGGCGCGCTGCTCGCCATCGGCGCCGGCGCTGGCCAGATGGGGCTTCTCGCCGCGGTTCTCACCCTCGCGCCCGAGCCTCTCTATGCCGCCCACGCCGTCGCCCCCGTCGCGTGGGGCTTGAGCCCGCTGGCGGACCAGCAGCTCGGCGGCCTGCTCATGTGGGTCCCCGCCTTCCTGCTCTACGGCCTCTTCGCCCTGGCGCCCGCGCGCGGCGCGCTGCGGGAGCTGGAGGCATGATCGCGCTGCTCAAGTTCGTCCACATCGCGGCCCTCGCGGTGTGGTGCGCCGGGCTGCTGATCCTGCCGCTACTGCTCACCGGGTCGCATGTGAGGACGCCGCAGCCCAAGGCGGCGCGGATGCGCATCTTCGCCCACAACGCCTACAATTACTGCGTCAGCCCCGCCGCCGTCGTCGCCACCGTCGCCGGCGGCAGCCTGATCTTCGCCCGCGAGCTGTTCCAGCCCTGGCTCTTCGCCAAGCTCGGCTTCGTCGGCGCCCTCGT contains:
- a CDS encoding cytochrome c oxidase assembly protein, with translation MARAAIPYCGLAPVPADLWTRWNLDPLLLAALLALLVIGLRHGAAGRRPWVFLAGWCGLVLAFVSPFCALTSALFSARSAHHVLLVVVVAPLLALALPARVGPARTGAALVVSSAVLWMWHVPALYERALASDVLYWLLQLALLVAFVWFWHEVLRGTRPVGALLAIGAGAGQMGLLAAVLTLAPEPLYAAHAVAPVAWGLSPLADQQLGGLLMWVPAFLLYGLFALAPARGALRELEA
- a CDS encoding CopD family protein; the protein is MIALLKFVHIAALAVWCAGLLILPLLLTGSHVRTPQPKAARMRIFAHNAYNYCVSPAAVVATVAGGSLIFARELFQPWLFAKLGFVGALVVIHAYLGHCVVELGEKGRFSPLVHPFLVLAAAFAVMTAVLLLVLAKPVISPDLVPDWLRVPLNRQLPFPTVPS